Genomic segment of Borreliella spielmanii:
CAACCTTCTTAAGAACTTTATTATGCTTAACAACATTTGACGCTATTTCATCAAAAATTTCTTGCTCAAAAGAAACCACACTGTCTTCAGCATTATTAATATTCACTTCAAGAGAAATAAGTTTTTCTGTTTTATATCTTTTTGAAGAATTTAAAGTTTGACTTTCCATAAAATAAGGTGGCACTTGAGCATAATTACTCTTTGTAACCTCAAAAAATAATCCCCTATTATTAGTTTTTCTAATCTTTAAATTATTAATCTTACTAAGCCTTTTCTCTGATTCAAGATATTCATCAATATATTTATTTGCATTAATTTTTAAATCTTTTAAACCATCAAGCTTTAAATCATAGCCCCTTTTAATAAGCTCATCAGAAGAGCTTGAAATTGCACTATTTATCAAAAAATAAACTTTAGAAACACTATCCTCTTCAAACTTATCAAAATTCCAATAATCAAAATTATGTTTGTCAAATAACTTTTTCACCAAAAAAAATACAGAAAGGGCTTTTTCAATAAATAAAAAATCTTTTTTAATATATCTTTTCATCTGAATCCTAGACACTATTCTCTCAATATCCCATATATTAATAAAAGCTTCTCTTAAAGTCATAGTTAAGCTAATATTTTTACAAAAAAATTCAACATGATCTAGCCTAGTATTAATTTCAGAAATATTTAAAATTGGATTTAAAATAAATTCCCGCAAAAGCCTTTTTCCCATTGCAGTTTTGCAATCATTTAACACAGAATATAATGAGTATTGAGAAGAAAAATCATTATTATTTTTTACAAGTTCAAGATTCACTTGAGTTACATCATCAAGAAACATGTACAAAGAATCATTATTAATATCTATTTTATCAATGTTACTTAATAAATTTTTTAAATTATTTTTTATATGATTTATAATTAGAAAAATTGAAATGTAATAAGGTTTTTCCTCATCAAATCCAAGAGAGCTCAATCCAAGTATGTTAAAATGTTCCTTTATAGTTTTTATTGCAACATCCTTATCAAGATGCCAAGCAGGCACTCTGTTAATTAAAAACCGACTAAGATTAAGCTTCTCTGAGTATTCATAATAAAAGTTTTCAGAAACTATTATCTCTTTAGGAGAATATTTCTCAAGATCCCTTTTAAGTTTTTCAAAAAAGCTACTCTCATAAAACATTATCCCAAGACTAGAAGTAGATAAATCTATATAAGAAAAAGAATAATAATTTTTATAATCACTAATAGCAACTAAATAGTTATTAACATCATCATTTAAAAAATCTTCATCAATAATAACACCTGGGGTTATTACCTCAACAACTTCTCTTTCTAAAGGCCCCCCAGAAGTAGAATTAGACGCTTGTTCACAAATTGCAACCTTTTTATCAAATAAAATTAATTTCCTTATATATTCCTTACTAGTATGGCAAGGCACTCCACACATTGGAACATTTTCTCTTTTTGTCAATGTTAAATTAAGAAGCTTGCTTGCCTCAATTGCATCATCAAAAAACATTTCATAAAAACTTCCTACTCTGAAAAAAATGATAGCATCTTTATATTTTTTTTTGATATCTAAGTACTGCCTCATCATTGGGGTAACATTTTTTTCCATACGTTTCCTAAAATAATATTGAATAATAATTGATATTATAAAATAAATATAATTCAATTAAAAATAAAGAATATAAAAAAGGGATTTTGCAATCTAATTACAGATTAAAAAAAGTAACGCCTTAAAAGAAAAGTCGTCTTAAGGATTTTTATTGTCCTTTTCTAAAAGATACTTAACAACATCGTCTGTTATATCAACAGTGCTGTTATGGTAAAGAATATACGGATTACTTTTTTTCATAATCAAAGAAAAACCATTAATTTCTGCAATATATTGAATACCATGAAGTATTTTGCTTAAAGATTCACTGTTATTATTTAAACTATTAATATTGGCCAATCTTTGCTGTTCTAAATTATTTTTTGCTAAACTAGAAACTCTTTTTAACTCATCAACTTTCAAATTATATTGGTTCCCAAAAGACCTTGCATTATCTAAGTCATTATCAGCAATTGATTTATCATACATATGCCTTAAATTCTTAAGCTCTAAATTTAACCCATTTATTTGTTCTTGATACCGATTCTTTATTTGATCAAGATTAGCTTTCAATTGAGGATTTAAAACTTCAATCACAATTCTATCAAAATCAACAATACCTATTTTAACAACATCTATCGAAAAAACATTAAAAGATAATAAGAAAAACAATGGTAAAATCAAAAAAAACACAAATTTCTCCATAGCAGTTTATATTAATATCTCATTTCAATTCCTAAGAAAAATTTAAATCCAGAAAAATATTTATAATAACTATTAACTTTATCATTGTCAAAATAAAAAGGATAAGCTATTATGAAAGACAATGGCAACTGAGGTAAAAGACTTCTAATTCCAGTTCCCCAGCTAAAAGCAAAACTACTAAAAGGCCTAAATAAAGAATTTTCTTGCCCTTCTAAAGAATAAGAAGCAAAATCTATAAAAAAAACATCCCACACTAAAAAATTTCTTAATAAAGGAATAGATATTTGGACAGTATTTACAAAGGAACTGTAAATATTTTTCAAAATCCCCCAACCTCTAGCCTGCATAAAATTTTCACTAAGAATTATGTGATGATGGGGTTGAATTTCAATTTCAAAACCATTGCCAAGAGGCGGCAATATATTTGAATAAACGCTTCTTAAAGTCAAAATAATATCAAAATAAGGAGTAAATACATCCTCATATCCTAAAAGAGAAAAATATCTCTCAAAGGTTGTAGCAGATTTAATAAAATGACTCTGACCAAATAAAAATCCGCCGAAAAAATCAAACTGTTGTTTGAGCAAAAATCCATTATTAGACAAAGAAGTAGAATTTCTCGTATCCCAAGCAGCACTCAAACTAAGAGAATTTTCAAATCTAAAAGTTTTATAATTATCTCTTAAATAATAATTTGAAGGTCTATTAACTTCATTGTCATAAAAAACATACTTTAAAGCGGTTTGCAAAGTGCCAAGAAGAGTTTGCTTGCCAAGATAATTAGAAAAAGTATAGCCTGTAAACCCTCCAAAACTAAGTTTAAGTAAAGAGTAATTCATAGCATTAAAATCGGAAAAACTCTTGGCATCTCGATATTCTTCCCAACTTGTAAATGGATCTGGAACTTCCCTTTTGCCAGAAAAAATAGGCCCATTAATATCCTGATAAGCGGTATTAACAGAATGTGAAAAATCTACAAATCCACCCACAGTCCATCTTTTCTGAAAAAACCAATTATCTCTAAATGTCAAACTAAGACTTTGCTCTAAAAAAGATAAATTTAGCCTTGCAGCAAAATAATAGCCTTCGCCTAAAAAATTAGACAGCTCCCATTGCCCAAATACTGAGAATGGAAACGAAGAATTTGCATTGCCTCCAAAATTCATACCAAATCCAAAATTACTTGTTGCTCGCTCCTCAATGTTTAAATTTATTTTCATAAGCCCTTCCGTATTGCTTGGAACAATATCGGGGACTACATTTGAAAAATAACCAAGCTGTTGTAGGTTTACCATACCCATCTTAAACTTATCCAAACTAAAAACATCTCCCTCTTGAAGTGGGATCTCTCTAAGTATTACATGAGAAGCTGTATTTTTATTTTTAGAAACAGTAATAGACTCAATATGGGCTTTATCCTTTTCTGAAATTTTAATTAAAATATCAATAAACTCTCCTCTTACATTTTGTGAAGGAATAATTTCTGTAAAAATATACCCCTCCTTAAAATAACTTTCCTTGATTTTGGTAAAATCCTGCTCAAATTTAGAATTATTAAAAATATCACCTTCCTTAAAGGTAATAAACCTTTTTAATTCTTCCAAACTAAAAACTGAATTACCAAAAATTTCAAGCTTCCCAAATCTAAAAACATTGCCTTCGGAAAGAAAATATTTCAGAAAAACCTCCTTTTCTAACCTTTGAGAATCTTTAAGAGAATCTTTAATATCAATAGTACTATTGATAATCTTAACATCAATATATCCATTATTTTTATAAAAAGACTCTAGTTGATACTTGTCCTTGTCAACATTGCTTTTTAAATATTTACCATCTGAAAAAAGAGATACTACTCTTGATGCTAAAGATTTTCTCAAAGTGCTACTTTTAAAACTTAGATTTCCTTCAAAGTCTATACCTTTGATAACATATCTAGGTCCAGCTGCTATATTATAAATAATATCAACCAAATTTTCTTCTTCTTTGATTTCAAAATTTACAAAAACCTCAAGATATCCCATGTCTTTATACATCTCTTCAAGCTTGCTAACACCTTTATTAACACTTGCAAGATTTAAAGGCTCATTAGCCTTAATATTTACCTTCTCAACAAGCTCACTATTCCAAAAAACTCTACTGCTATCAGCAAAAACAACAGAATTAACTAAAGATTTTTCTTTTACAATAAATGTAATAAAAAGATTCTCGCCATCTATTTTAAAAATCGGCTTAATAAGGCCAGAAAAATAATCAAGAGAATAAAGATCAATTTGCAATTTATCAAAAATTTCATTAGAATATGCCGCGCCAATGTAAGGTTTTAAAATATTAATAAAATCCACCTCTTTTTTATTCTTAAGTCCTTCAAAATTAATATCCTTTATTATTTTACCTTTGTAATTTTCAACTTGAGCAAAACTAAAAACAACAAAAAACATTAAAAAACTTATAAAAAACAAACCTCTAATTGAACCCATCTTAACCTCTTAACAATTTAATATTTAAATTTCCAAGAAATACCTATATTATTCCCTATTCCATCTAAACCTTTTTTCATAAAATTGTAATCAAACTCATAATTAACCAAAAAAAATGGAGAATCAAACTCAATACCCAAATTAATAACAAAATTTAAATCCTTTGAAAAAGGAGTCGTTTGCTCTTTCAAAAAACCAAAACCTCCACTAATAAAAACACCTTCAACAAGATATTTCCCTACTTTAACACTTGTATTGTCAAGAACATCAACAAAAGTAGGATTCCCAATTTTAAAAAAATTACTATTAATAGAATTTTTTAATATATCTGTCTTTATACTCAACAAGTCTAAGTTTAATATAGAACGCATATAATCTTCAATGGGTTGAATTAAAAAATCCAGAGCAATGTCACTTACTATTCCAATTGCCATTTCAGCAGCATTGGTTCCCGCCAATCGCAATCCCCCCTCAGCCTCCCCCATTGTTGAGCCTGAGAGTAAATATTTAATCTCCTGTTCACTCCTAGAAGGATAAGACATAAACTCAATTTTCCATAAACTCAAAGGACTATCAATCCCTATTGTAACAAGTAGTTTGTCATTCCTATCTTTAATAGTATTTGTAGCCTCAGCTTTTATCCATGGATCAAACTTAGTTCTGCTCTCATTAAAAGATATATAAGCACCACTTTTAAAGATAAATTTTTTATTATTATAATTAACAAAACCATTGGCAATATTCAAATCCCCTTTAAGAATAAAATCATCTGTTTTTGTATCAGATTTTATTACAAGTTTATCTCCTCTTGAAATAGTAGCTTGTAAAAATGAAATATTACTATCTGGCCAATGAAAAGTAACACCACTGTCAAAATTTATTTCAAGATGAGTTAAAATATCAAAATCTCGAACATTAATATCAACTGTTTGCGGTCTTTTTGCTTTCTTGAAGGGATTTATTAATAAATTAACAATAGAACTTTCAAGAGAATAAACCCAAGCATTTGAAATATTTAAAACGCCTTTAAACATAATTTCATCTGCATTTCCTTCAATTGAAAAATCGCCTAAAGCATACCCTGTAAAGCTTAAAGCAATTTTGTCAAACTTAATAGGAACTCCTGTTCTACCAGTCACATTAATATCTATCTTGTAATAATCAATAATAGTATCACTTAAAAAATTCAAATTTAAACTAGTAGCAACAAAAACCTTAGAGTATCGATCTAGGATAAACTCATTACTAAAAATGATCTTATTATCCTGAATTTCAACTGGCATATTAACTATTTCTAAAGTTCTATCACCACCAAACTTTCTAGAAGCTCTTAAATACTCAGTACTTATTGATCCTTTTTGAATATTTAAACTTCCATTAATATTAGGATTATATAAATCCCCATCGATATCAAATTCACCATTTAAAACAAGATTATAAAGAATTAAATGATTGTCAATATTAAATAAAGGATGCGAATCTAAAAAATCTTTGGTGATTATTTTTGAATCAAATTTAATATCTCTAACATTTCCAAGAATTTTATTTTTAATTATTTTACCTGACGAGTTGAAACTAAGAGGCAAATAATCTTTTAAAATAAAACTATATTCTCCACTACCATAATGGTATAAAACATTAATAAGGTCATAATCAATTGAAGCCATATTAAATTTTTCAAAATCATTACTAAATTCAACCGTAAGATTAGATAAAAACTCATTTTTATATTTAATATCTCTAAAAGAGAATTCACCTTCTGTTTTAGTTTTCAAAACTCCAAATCGCTCTTCATCTTTACTTTCAAAGTTTCTAAAATTTGCATTAAACTTATAAGAAAATAAATCGCTATTAAAAACCATATTAGATACGCCTATAGAACTGCTTAGATCATATCTTAGACTACCACTAAGAAACTCTTTTTTATTGCGCTTGACTTTTATATCATACATGTTAAGCTTATTGTCTAATAATCCTAAATTTAGAGAAAACTGCATAGGAATGCCTAATAAAGTTAATTTATCAGTCTCAAGATATCCACTCAAAGAATAATTTTTAAAATCATTATTTTTAAAATTTAGCAAAAAATTACCATTAATCTTTCCTTCCAAAAGAGATAAAGAATTAAAATTGTAAAAATCTAAATCTTGAAATTTAAGCAAAAAATAACTTCCATATTCATCGGAATTAACCCCTAAAAAATATCGTTCTGAATTTAAACTAGAAAATAAATTCAAACTTCCATTAAAATTATCTTTTAAATTGAATTGTCCATATCCTTGCAAATTTGAAAGCTTGTTTACAAACTTAACATCAGAAATGTACAATTTATCATATTCATATGAGCCCTTAAAACCAAAATTAAAATTATAAGCGGGTATTTTAGAAGCTTTTATTATGCTAAACTTATCTATTCTAAATTTCAAATCATTATTAAGCCCTAAATAGTTCCCATAAAAATTGATATTTATCAAAAGATCAGAAGTTTTATTGCAAACCCTAAAATCATTAACATTAAGGGCATAAATTATTTTAGAATCAAAATAATTGAAATCTAATTTAATACCAAGAGGGGATTCAGCAACAATAAACTTATTTTTAAGATTAATATTAAAATACAAAGGATAATTTTTATCCAGATAAGAAAAATTCGTGTTAATATTAAGCCCATTTTCAAATAGCTCAATAATCAAGCTGGAGTGCAAATTGTAATCATTGTATTGCAAATTAAAGTTATTTGATTTGTAAAAATTTTTCTCTCCACTAGCATCAAAC
This window contains:
- a CDS encoding OmpH family outer membrane protein — encoded protein: MFFLILPLFFLLSFNVFSIDVVKIGIVDFDRIVIEVLNPQLKANLDQIKNRYQEQINGLNLELKNLRHMYDKSIADNDLDNARSFGNQYNLKVDELKRVSSLAKNNLEQQRLANINSLNNNSESLSKILHGIQYIAEINGFSLIMKKSNPYILYHNSTVDITDDVVKYLLEKDNKNP
- a CDS encoding translocation/assembly module TamB domain-containing protein; translated protein: MLILPFLVFVLIIFSINLFVQVQIYSAKFFVVKYLESKFGFRIKYDKISPYFLSSIKIDGLELSLDGKDKILMDVVRVDLNLFKLILGDKNIILNVYVKGSNLNFDINDFSLSNDLNSSGVYDNGNVILNKIFNYLYRLNINLENININIKLNNKNNWLNFKVRNFSLSTVDEDFLFSSVVDFGAIKNLGINLPFEKVGDGILDSTFYFEGKFKKGFEDGYVNFSFFELKTSYFSLLEQGFQINYSKGNLKIFNLRRENFDFNLSYDKANSFIRLDALFFNVNLLNWIKLNKNYEVYKDYFDISLNGQFAFSYDLKDKDLRYAGIIDSSLNADAMGKEIQGLKLEIKGDDSVVSVKNAFLKLKRGVVNYKGYYSLKDLLPIGRLNFKSAKILNLNDLNGYLDFKKDKNIFSVKSDNFSLGNLSFQNLSLKTYFLKDKVFFDHLIYLENKNSQISLKGDLDDKEFSFNLSIKEFPLLFLKEVVPSSYLVNFFPKTLFSGKYLNLVSDFNLNKFDYHKNKLKKFNFIVFSKLDNFKFMFDASGEKNFYKSNNFNLQYNDYNLHSSLIIELFENGLNINTNFSYLDKNYPLYFNINLKNKFIVAESPLGIKLDFNYFDSKIIYALNVNDFRVCNKTSDLLININFYGNYLGLNNDLKFRIDKFSIIKASKIPAYNFNFGFKGSYEYDKLYISDVKFVNKLSNLQGYGQFNLKDNFNGSLNLFSSLNSERYFLGVNSDEYGSYFLLKFQDLDFYNFNSLSLLEGKINGNFLLNFKNNDFKNYSLSGYLETDKLTLLGIPMQFSLNLGLLDNKLNMYDIKVKRNKKEFLSGSLRYDLSSSIGVSNMVFNSDLFSYKFNANFRNFESKDEERFGVLKTKTEGEFSFRDIKYKNEFLSNLTVEFSNDFEKFNMASIDYDLINVLYHYGSGEYSFILKDYLPLSFNSSGKIIKNKILGNVRDIKFDSKIITKDFLDSHPLFNIDNHLILYNLVLNGEFDIDGDLYNPNINGSLNIQKGSISTEYLRASRKFGGDRTLEIVNMPVEIQDNKIIFSNEFILDRYSKVFVATSLNLNFLSDTIIDYYKIDINVTGRTGVPIKFDKIALSFTGYALGDFSIEGNADEIMFKGVLNISNAWVYSLESSIVNLLINPFKKAKRPQTVDINVRDFDILTHLEINFDSGVTFHWPDSNISFLQATISRGDKLVIKSDTKTDDFILKGDLNIANGFVNYNNKKFIFKSGAYISFNESRTKFDPWIKAEATNTIKDRNDKLLVTIGIDSPLSLWKIEFMSYPSRSEQEIKYLLSGSTMGEAEGGLRLAGTNAAEMAIGIVSDIALDFLIQPIEDYMRSILNLDLLSIKTDILKNSINSNFFKIGNPTFVDVLDNTSVKVGKYLVEGVFISGGFGFLKEQTTPFSKDLNFVINLGIEFDSPFFLVNYEFDYNFMKKGLDGIGNNIGISWKFKY
- the bamA gene encoding outer membrane protein assembly factor BamA — its product is MGSIRGLFFISFLMFFVVFSFAQVENYKGKIIKDINFEGLKNKKEVDFINILKPYIGAAYSNEIFDKLQIDLYSLDYFSGLIKPIFKIDGENLFITFIVKEKSLVNSVVFADSSRVFWNSELVEKVNIKANEPLNLASVNKGVSKLEEMYKDMGYLEVFVNFEIKEEENLVDIIYNIAAGPRYVIKGIDFEGNLSFKSSTLRKSLASRVVSLFSDGKYLKSNVDKDKYQLESFYKNNGYIDVKIINSTIDIKDSLKDSQRLEKEVFLKYFLSEGNVFRFGKLEIFGNSVFSLEELKRFITFKEGDIFNNSKFEQDFTKIKESYFKEGYIFTEIIPSQNVRGEFIDILIKISEKDKAHIESITVSKNKNTASHVILREIPLQEGDVFSLDKFKMGMVNLQQLGYFSNVVPDIVPSNTEGLMKINLNIEERATSNFGFGMNFGGNANSSFPFSVFGQWELSNFLGEGYYFAARLNLSFLEQSLSLTFRDNWFFQKRWTVGGFVDFSHSVNTAYQDINGPIFSGKREVPDPFTSWEEYRDAKSFSDFNAMNYSLLKLSFGGFTGYTFSNYLGKQTLLGTLQTALKYVFYDNEVNRPSNYYLRDNYKTFRFENSLSLSAAWDTRNSTSLSNNGFLLKQQFDFFGGFLFGQSHFIKSATTFERYFSLLGYEDVFTPYFDIILTLRSVYSNILPPLGNGFEIEIQPHHHIILSENFMQARGWGILKNIYSSFVNTVQISIPLLRNFLVWDVFFIDFASYSLEGQENSLFRPFSSFAFSWGTGIRSLLPQLPLSFIIAYPFYFDNDKVNSYYKYFSGFKFFLGIEMRY
- the mutS gene encoding DNA mismatch repair protein MutS, translated to MEKNVTPMMRQYLDIKKKYKDAIIFFRVGSFYEMFFDDAIEASKLLNLTLTKRENVPMCGVPCHTSKEYIRKLILFDKKVAICEQASNSTSGGPLEREVVEVITPGVIIDEDFLNDDVNNYLVAISDYKNYYSFSYIDLSTSSLGIMFYESSFFEKLKRDLEKYSPKEIIVSENFYYEYSEKLNLSRFLINRVPAWHLDKDVAIKTIKEHFNILGLSSLGFDEEKPYYISIFLIINHIKNNLKNLLSNIDKIDINNDSLYMFLDDVTQVNLELVKNNNDFSSQYSLYSVLNDCKTAMGKRLLREFILNPILNISEINTRLDHVEFFCKNISLTMTLREAFINIWDIERIVSRIQMKRYIKKDFLFIEKALSVFFLVKKLFDKHNFDYWNFDKFEEDSVSKVYFLINSAISSSSDELIKRGYDLKLDGLKDLKINANKYIDEYLESEKRLSKINNLKIRKTNNRGLFFEVTKSNYAQVPPYFMESQTLNSSKRYKTEKLISLEVNINNAEDSVVSFEQEIFDEIASNVVKHNKVLKKVAEFFAYIDLVVNFGYLAKKNEYKRPVLTCDKEIFLEKSRHPVVEHYVKNTEIFTENFVRINKERYFCLITGPNMAGKSTYLRQVALITLMAQIGSFVPASKAVIGITDKIFCRIGASDNLAKGESTFLVEMNETANILRNATEKSLIIMDEVGRGTSTNDGLAIAYSIIEYILEYIKARSLFATHFHELSAINHEAFINLSMKIEKQGNDLVFLREVEEKPSLNSYGIYVARIAGLPLRVVDRANVILQSLGSRKDSSCLEFPPCISSDNHNIEVLKNDTDVHVKLNEYLDLKKFISNIDINNITPFQSIELLNQIILKVVSQPG